The following coding sequences are from one Sesamum indicum cultivar Zhongzhi No. 13 linkage group LG11, S_indicum_v1.0, whole genome shotgun sequence window:
- the LOC105173817 gene encoding BUD13 homolog, with protein sequence MVGASSAQTSLKDYLKKYTTQDDEEKKKKKKRRKFKPDAGGILVVDEDPIWQKPVKLDEEEQNSADEETPQVDEDIEVKRMRRLEQLRSRRPFGAISEDGSGWVSVSDAPNNVKPEYQNSDISPPRKRRLRNDTPSPRPEQQCDVPAEADLSPPRQSRKHCQSPPPNDTRTSPSHGGRTARFDTPSPESYVEASASDRVTDLSPLRRQRRDKDESPKPDRIPSHPKAADSDISPPRRGHHGSRYQNDTRASSKADLSPPRKVKNDRSGSIVSARKSIRDLDDYDTVDPGPSVSDLSPPRKRRKESPVLIHRPKTGLVSGADIKDDNDKKKKEDWLRFKEMDPSMKPIYRNKTTGERMSKEEFLKSQKKELKKEEKPKEIKLEWGKGLAQKREAEARLQEIEKEKYKPFARGRDDPDLDAMLKERLRWGDPMAHLVKKKHLEPVLPDLGDNEKMKESGFIIPQEIPSHSWIRRGLDAAPNRYGIRPGRHWDGVDRSNGYEKELFKRMNEKRATEREAYLWSVSDM encoded by the exons ATGGTGGGTGCATCTTCTGCACAAACTTCGCTTAAAGATTACCTGAAAAAGTACACGACTCAGGATGAtgaggagaagaaaaagaagaagaaaaggagaaaatttaAACCTGATGCTGGTGGAATTCTTGTGGTGGATGAAGATCCCATTTGGCAGAAGCCGGTTAAACTCgatgaagaagaacaaaattcAGCAG ATGAAGAGACGCCTCAAGTTGATGAAGATATTGAAGTCAAGCGCATGAGGAGATTGGAGCAACTGAGGTCTAGACGCCCTTTTGGTGCAATTTCTGAGGATGGAAGTGGCTGGGTGTCGGTGTCCGATGCTCCTAATAATGTGAAACCAGAATACCAAAATTCTGATATTTCTCCACCTCGCAAGAGGAGGCTACGGAATGATACTCCGTCTCCAAGACCTGAACAACAATGCGATGTTCCAGCAGAGGCTGATTTGTCTCCACCACGACAGTCCCGCAAGCATTGCCAGAGTCCTCCTCCAAATGACACAAGAACATCCCCGTCTCATGGTGGTCGGACTGCGCGGTTTGATACACCTTCACCTGAGTCATATGTGGAAGCTTCAGCATCTGATAGAGTCACAGATTTGTCCCCACTTCGACGGCAACGAAGAGATAAGGATGAGTCACCTAAACCTGATAGAATACCTTCACATCCTAAGGCCGCGGATTCAGATATTTCTCCTCCTCGACGCGGTCATCATGGCTCTAGATATCAGAATGATACACGTGCGTCTTCGAAAGCAGATCTTTCTCCTCCTAGGAAGGTCAAGAATGATAGATCAGGTTCCATTGTCTCTGCAAGGAAGTCAATTCGCGACTTGGATGACTATGACACAGTTGACCCCGGTCCTTCAGTGTCTGACCTTTCTCCTCCGAGGAAGAGGCGGAAAGAATCACCAGTTTTGATACATCGACCGAAAACTGGATTAGTTTCTGGTGCAGATATTAAAgatgataatgataaaaagaaaaaagaagactGGTTGAG GTTTAAAGAGATGGATCCTTCCATGA AACCTATATACCGCAATAAGACAACTG GGGAACGTATGTCAAAGGAGGAGTTTCTGAAGTCTCAGaagaaagaattgaagaaagaagagaagccCAAG GAAATAAAACTGGAATGGGGCAAAGGGCTGGCTCAAAAGCGGGAAGCTGAAGCTAGATTGCAAGAGATAGAAAAGGAGAAGTATAAACCATTTGCTCGCGGCAG GGATGACCCTGATCTTGATGCTATGCTGAAGGAAAGACTTCGATGGGGTGATCCCATGGCACATTTAGTCAAG aaaaagcaTTTGGAGCCAGTTCTTCCAGACTTAGGTGATAACGAGAAGATGAAAGAGTCCGGCTTCATAATTCCCCAGGAGATCCCAAGTCACAGCTGGATAAGAAGAGGACTGGATGCGGCACCAAACCGCTATGGGATCAGACCAGGCAGACACTGGGATGGTGTGGACCGCAGCAATG gATATGAGAAGGAACTGTTTAAACGGATGAATGAAAAAAGAGCTACAGAGAGAGAAGCATATCTGTGGTCTGTTTCTGACATGTGA
- the LOC105173563 gene encoding uncharacterized protein LOC105173563, translating to MKIGTMCRIACSCPTLCRNTNFLQHRCFQPDFVPRDPKAKPKRYKYPAFYDPYGPRPPPSDKIVQLAEKIASLPPEERMQIGPALRDKVMHPVLQSISVEGIDLGSQVGARAGSSKAEEKKAEKTTFDVKLEKFDAGAKLKVIKEIRSFTDLGLKEAKDLVEKVPVILKQQITKDEANNIIEKIKAVGGVAVME from the coding sequence ATGAAAATAGGTACCATGTGTCGAATTGCTTGTTCTTGCCCCACCCTATGCAGAAATACCAACTTTTTACAACATCGGTGTTTTCAACCTGACTTTGTTCCGAGAGATCCCAAAGCCAAGCCAAAGAGATACAAATACCCTGCTTTCTATGATCCATATGGACCGAGACCTCCACCTTCGGACAAGATTGTTCAGCTTGCTGAAAAAATTGCATCCCTGCCTCCAGAAGAGCGAATGCAAATCGGCCCAGCACTGAGGGATAAGGTAATGCATCCTGTGTTGCAGTCTATTTCCGTTGAAGGAATAGATTTGGGTTCCCAAGTCGGGGCACGTGCTGGATCTTCTAAAGCTGAGGAGAAAAAAGCTGAGAAAACCACTTTTGATGTGAAGTTAGAGAAATTTGATGCTGGTGCAAAACTAAAGGTGATCAAAGAGATTCGGTCCTTCACAGATCTAGGATTGAAGGAAGCCAAAGATTTGGTTGAGAAAGTACCAGTCATTCTTAAGCAACAGATCACGAAAGATGAGGCAAACAATATCATAGAGAAAATCAAAGCTGTGGGTGGAGTTGCAGTGATGGAATAG